Proteins co-encoded in one Halorussus lipolyticus genomic window:
- a CDS encoding class I SAM-dependent methyltransferase, whose protein sequence is MADFETGFQAERDADFSWISPLGVESSLEQLLSYPEGRDDIDSIIDAGCGDGTLTAKLAERYPDIEVHGVDPVAEDIAEAEEKVAGLDNATVEEAYLDPEVHEADLVYAINMVQDTPDPAEVIEQIHDTLREGGEAIVTAPTTGTEDLFVDPSPKYPHTELTEYDDHLVNDLGYVRGEVHYGDELIEQKLYATPDEGDESLVLSQYTIEPETVERFCCEAGFEIAETDSLVCNPAAITYFMDFFNYAEELDEWRDRTQRFQDDPESVDDDELLSVYTLVLRA, encoded by the coding sequence ATGGCAGATTTCGAGACTGGTTTCCAAGCGGAACGCGACGCCGACTTCTCGTGGATTAGTCCGCTGGGCGTCGAATCTTCGCTCGAACAGTTGCTTTCCTATCCCGAAGGCAGAGACGACATCGACAGCATCATCGACGCGGGGTGCGGTGACGGGACGCTGACGGCCAAACTCGCCGAGCGATACCCCGACATCGAGGTCCACGGCGTGGACCCCGTCGCCGAGGACATCGCAGAGGCCGAGGAGAAAGTCGCGGGCCTCGACAACGCCACCGTCGAGGAGGCCTACCTCGACCCCGAGGTTCACGAGGCGGACCTCGTTTACGCCATCAACATGGTGCAGGACACGCCCGACCCCGCCGAGGTCATCGAGCAGATTCACGATACCCTCCGCGAGGGCGGCGAGGCCATCGTCACCGCCCCGACCACCGGCACCGAGGACCTGTTTGTAGACCCTTCGCCCAAGTACCCCCACACGGAACTGACCGAGTACGACGACCACCTCGTCAACGACTTGGGGTACGTCCGGGGCGAAGTCCACTACGGCGACGAACTCATCGAGCAGAAACTCTACGCGACCCCCGACGAGGGCGACGAGTCGCTGGTCCTCAGTCAGTACACCATCGAACCGGAGACGGTCGAACGCTTCTGCTGTGAGGCCGGATTCGAAATCGCCGAGACCGACTCGCTGGTCTGCAACCCCGCCGCTATCACCTACTTCATGGACTTCTTCAACTACGCCGAGGAACTCGACGAGTGGCGCGACCGGACCCAGCGGTTTCAGGACGACCCCGAGTCGGTGGACGACGACGAACTCCTGAGCGTCTACACGCTGGTCCTGCGAGCGTAG
- a CDS encoding AMP-dependent synthetase/ligase, giving the protein MSETVHGDETTGGETTADETTADDQTMAEWFTGVADEYADRTLALVRRETASGFAFEERTFGDHYERAAGVASALLESGVEPGDRVGIRAGTCYEWSVVDIAAYLAGVVLVPVFPDFSPEQATYVIDDAGIDALFVAEDPDPQVAEAVDAVYHLDDLPRGNPDDLPDPTSAPDDVATIIYTSGTTGDPKGCAITHRNLLAGTGMIATRLPVEADDVGTCFLPLSHVFQRVGTYLFWSAGASVAYMHPDDIKGELCAVEPSVLITVPRVYRRIYDRLQNRIAGMSGAKRKLLEWADGVAHEYGAALSGDGTPGSVLRAKHALADRLVFSKLRAELGLTNVRHAITGAASIDADLLHFFWGMGVPLCEVYGATETTGPVAANYRDHFRAGTVGQPIGEGEVRLADDGEILYRGPNVMDRYWGNDEATDESLTDGWYHTGDIGEFDDAGFLQIVDRKKRIAVLDTGKTIAPTRIESVLTRSRYVGDAMAIADGRKFVTALVQPNFEALADFAESEGIDADPTRDEEGTPVAVPEELVQHEAVRNLYEREIEDANESLAKSETIGEFRLVSREFSVEKGELTPTLKKRQSEIEERFAEKISAMYEGT; this is encoded by the coding sequence ATGTCTGAGACTGTCCACGGAGACGAGACGACCGGTGGCGAAACGACCGCAGACGAAACCACGGCCGACGACCAGACGATGGCCGAGTGGTTCACCGGCGTCGCCGACGAGTACGCCGACCGCACGCTGGCGCTGGTCCGGCGCGAAACCGCTTCGGGATTCGCCTTCGAGGAGCGCACCTTCGGCGACCACTACGAGCGCGCCGCCGGGGTGGCGTCGGCCCTCCTCGAATCGGGTGTCGAACCCGGCGACCGTGTGGGGATTCGGGCCGGCACGTGCTACGAATGGTCGGTCGTGGACATCGCCGCCTACCTCGCTGGCGTCGTGCTGGTCCCGGTGTTCCCCGATTTCAGCCCCGAACAGGCCACCTACGTCATCGACGACGCGGGCATCGACGCGCTGTTCGTGGCCGAGGACCCCGACCCACAGGTCGCCGAGGCCGTCGATGCAGTCTACCACTTGGATGACCTCCCGCGAGGGAATCCCGACGACCTGCCGGACCCGACTTCTGCTCCCGACGACGTGGCGACCATCATCTACACCAGCGGAACCACCGGCGACCCGAAGGGATGCGCCATCACCCACCGCAATCTCCTCGCCGGCACCGGAATGATAGCCACTCGCCTGCCGGTCGAGGCCGACGACGTGGGCACCTGCTTCCTGCCGCTTTCCCACGTCTTCCAGCGCGTCGGCACCTACCTGTTCTGGAGCGCCGGGGCGAGCGTGGCCTACATGCACCCCGACGACATCAAAGGGGAACTCTGCGCTGTCGAACCCTCGGTCCTCATCACGGTCCCGCGGGTCTACCGGCGCATCTACGACCGCCTCCAGAACCGCATCGCCGGCATGTCCGGCGCGAAGCGCAAACTCCTCGAATGGGCCGACGGCGTGGCCCACGAGTACGGCGCGGCCCTCAGCGGTGATGGCACTCCCGGTTCGGTCCTCCGGGCCAAGCACGCTCTCGCGGACAGACTCGTCTTCTCGAAACTCCGGGCCGAACTGGGGCTAACCAACGTCCGTCACGCGATAACCGGCGCGGCGAGCATCGACGCCGACCTGCTTCACTTCTTCTGGGGGATGGGTGTCCCGCTCTGTGAGGTCTACGGCGCGACTGAAACCACCGGCCCGGTGGCCGCGAACTACCGCGACCACTTCCGGGCGGGTACGGTGGGCCAACCCATCGGCGAGGGCGAGGTCCGACTGGCCGACGACGGCGAAATCCTCTACCGCGGGCCGAACGTGATGGACCGCTACTGGGGCAACGACGAGGCCACCGACGAATCGCTCACCGACGGGTGGTACCACACCGGCGACATCGGCGAGTTCGACGACGCGGGATTCCTGCAAATCGTGGACCGTAAGAAGCGCATCGCGGTCCTCGACACCGGCAAGACGATTGCGCCCACCCGAATCGAGTCGGTCCTGACCCGGAGTCGCTACGTCGGGGACGCGATGGCTATCGCCGACGGTCGGAAGTTCGTGACCGCGCTCGTCCAACCCAACTTCGAGGCCCTCGCGGACTTCGCCGAGTCGGAAGGCATCGACGCCGACCCGACCCGAGACGAGGAGGGAACGCCGGTTGCGGTCCCAGAGGAACTCGTCCAACACGAGGCGGTCCGAAATCTCTACGAGCGAGAAATCGAGGACGCAAACGAGTCGCTGGCCAAGTCCGAGACGATTGGGGAGTTCCGACTCGTTTCCCGCGAGTTCAGCGTCGAGAAGGGCGAACTCACGCCGACGCTGAAAAAGCGCCAGTCCGAAATCGAGGAGCGATTCGCCGAGAAGATTTCTGCGATGTACGAGGGAACCTGA
- a CDS encoding acyl-CoA dehydrogenase family protein has protein sequence MDFALSEEQKQLKSEIRRFAEEEIKPVATEYDTDEKYPWEVVEKAAEMGLLAPQVPMEYGGAGYGALEMALIIEELFAADAGIGGSVISTSYGSEALVRFGTDEQCEEYLPDIASGDSICGIAISEPHAGSDVSSISTRAEKDGDEWVINGNKMWISNGTVGDFFVMLCKTDPDAEGRYNGFSQIIVESDRDGFEAEKITGKMGVRAGDTAELILDDVRVPEDNLVGTRGMGFLQQMQFFDKLRVGGAAQGLGIAKGAADRALEYAQEREQFDRPISEFQAIQHKIAEMYTQIEAARSLTHKAAWAVDNGKDDNTKLVSMAKEFASRVAVDVTQEAVQIFGGAGYVNDFDVERFYRDAKITQIYEGTTEIQKNIIARELLGKGF, from the coding sequence ATGGACTTCGCCTTATCCGAGGAGCAAAAGCAACTCAAAAGCGAGATTCGACGCTTCGCCGAGGAGGAAATCAAACCGGTCGCCACCGAGTACGACACCGACGAGAAGTACCCGTGGGAAGTCGTCGAGAAAGCGGCCGAGATGGGCCTGCTGGCCCCGCAAGTCCCGATGGAGTACGGCGGTGCCGGGTACGGCGCGCTCGAGATGGCGCTCATCATCGAAGAACTGTTCGCGGCCGACGCCGGAATCGGGGGAAGCGTCATCTCTACCTCCTACGGGAGCGAGGCCCTCGTCCGGTTCGGCACCGACGAGCAGTGCGAGGAGTACCTTCCGGACATCGCCTCGGGCGACTCGATTTGCGGTATCGCCATCTCGGAACCCCACGCTGGGTCGGACGTGTCCTCGATTTCGACTCGCGCCGAGAAGGACGGCGACGAATGGGTGATTAACGGGAACAAGATGTGGATTTCGAACGGAACGGTCGGGGACTTCTTCGTCATGCTCTGTAAGACCGACCCCGACGCCGAGGGGCGGTACAACGGCTTCTCCCAAATCATCGTGGAGTCGGACCGCGACGGTTTCGAGGCCGAGAAGATTACCGGGAAGATGGGCGTCCGAGCGGGCGACACCGCCGAACTGATTCTGGACGACGTTCGCGTTCCGGAGGACAACCTCGTCGGCACGCGAGGCATGGGCTTCCTCCAACAGATGCAGTTTTTCGACAAACTCCGAGTCGGCGGTGCGGCCCAAGGGTTGGGCATCGCCAAGGGCGCGGCAGACAGGGCGCTGGAGTACGCCCAAGAGCGCGAGCAGTTCGACCGGCCCATCTCGGAGTTCCAAGCGATTCAGCACAAAATCGCCGAGATGTACACCCAAATCGAGGCCGCCCGGAGTCTGACCCACAAGGCGGCGTGGGCCGTCGACAACGGGAAAGACGACAACACCAAACTCGTCTCGATGGCGAAAGAGTTCGCCTCCCGCGTGGCGGTGGACGTGACCCAAGAGGCGGTCCAAATCTTCGGCGGCGCTGGCTACGTCAACGACTTCGACGTGGAACGGTTCTACCGGGACGCCAAAATTACCCAAATCTACGAGGGCACCACCGAGATTCAGAAGAACATCATCGCCCGCGAACTGCTCGGCAAGGGCTTTTGA
- a CDS encoding NADH-quinone oxidoreductase subunit B translates to MSKNTPPNSPRATAGRSDTWEDRRKAGQDARFNSKLTEMFGSTPFILTKFNKFMNWVRGSSMFLFQFGIACCSIEMMHSFATKHDLDRFGSGVPRASPRQADLMVIPGTIVSKLGPRLKRLYDQMPEPKFVVSMGSCTISGGPFQEGYNVIKGAEQILPVDIHVPGCPPRPEALLYGIVKLQERIANGESTRVTVKPYELEQFNDLERDELVDSLADQIDQDDLVMRYDWTESQ, encoded by the coding sequence ATGAGTAAGAACACACCACCGAACTCACCGCGAGCAACGGCCGGACGGAGCGACACGTGGGAGGACCGACGAAAAGCGGGCCAAGACGCCCGATTCAACTCGAAACTCACCGAGATGTTCGGCTCGACGCCGTTCATCCTCACCAAGTTCAACAAGTTCATGAACTGGGTACGAGGCTCGTCGATGTTCCTCTTCCAGTTCGGTATCGCGTGCTGTAGCATCGAGATGATGCACTCGTTCGCAACCAAGCACGACCTCGACCGGTTCGGTTCCGGTGTGCCTCGTGCCTCCCCGCGACAGGCAGACCTGATGGTCATTCCGGGCACTATCGTCTCTAAACTCGGCCCGCGTCTCAAGCGACTCTACGACCAGATGCCCGAACCCAAGTTCGTCGTCAGCATGGGTTCGTGTACGATTTCGGGCGGTCCCTTCCAAGAGGGGTACAACGTCATCAAGGGCGCGGAGCAGATTCTCCCCGTGGACATCCACGTCCCCGGCTGTCCGCCCCGGCCCGAGGCCCTCCTGTACGGCATCGTGAAGCTTCAGGAGCGCATCGCAAACGGCGAGAGTACCCGCGTCACGGTCAAGCCCTACGAACTCGAACAGTTCAACGACCTCGAGCGAGACGAGTTGGTCGATAGTCTCGCCGACCAAATCGACCAAGACGACCTCGTCATGCGGTACGACTGGACCGAAAGCCAATGA
- a CDS encoding NADH-quinone oxidoreductase subunit D encodes MSSEKLQPDSSSAIQSTEEIADLLSEHVIERDDHLNAPGFVVRPDEVTDVLGKLRNEAGFDHLSNVTAQEYEDRYETIYHLRKYDDATQEVSVVVPTTTDDPVSESANEVFRTADWHEREAYDLLGIEYEDHPDPRRILLPETWQGHPLSKDYNQEQPQVVSFAEHANPIAEDYHDDESDTMLLNVGPNHPATHGVLHLKTVLDGEQVADVDPDIGYLHRCEEQMAQQGTYRHQIMPYPDRWDYASSGLLNEWSYARAAEDLNDIEVPEYAQIIRTMGAELCRIASHLLALGTYALDVYGDFTAIFMYAMRDREKVLNVLEDLTGQRLMFNYFRLGGVVWDLPEPREEFFEKTRDLLDDIPESLEEYHDLVTGNEILQVRTIDTGVLEPEVAKNYGVTGPVARGSGIDYDVRRDDPYGYYDELDWEVVTEDGCDNFSRLLVRMREVEESAKIISQCIDLLEDWPEDERNIQANVPRTLKPDADTEIYRSVEAAKGELGIYIRSDGTDKPGRFKIRSPCFSNLQALPEMAEGGTVPDLIASLGSLDVIMGEVDR; translated from the coding sequence ATGAGTAGCGAAAAACTCCAACCGGACAGCAGTTCCGCGATACAGTCCACCGAGGAGATAGCGGACCTGCTGAGCGAACACGTCATCGAACGCGACGACCATCTCAACGCGCCGGGGTTCGTCGTTCGACCCGACGAGGTGACGGACGTCCTCGGAAAACTCCGAAACGAGGCCGGATTCGACCATCTGTCGAACGTCACCGCCCAAGAGTACGAGGACCGGTACGAGACCATCTACCACCTCCGAAAGTACGACGACGCGACCCAAGAGGTCAGCGTCGTGGTCCCGACCACCACCGACGACCCGGTTAGCGAGTCCGCCAACGAGGTCTTTCGGACCGCCGACTGGCACGAGCGAGAGGCCTACGACCTCCTCGGCATCGAATACGAGGACCACCCCGACCCGCGCCGCATCCTCCTCCCGGAGACGTGGCAGGGTCATCCCCTCTCGAAGGACTACAATCAGGAGCAACCGCAGGTGGTCTCCTTCGCCGAACACGCCAACCCCATTGCCGAGGACTACCACGACGACGAGTCGGACACGATGCTCCTCAACGTCGGTCCCAACCACCCGGCGACCCACGGCGTCCTCCACCTGAAGACGGTGCTGGACGGCGAGCAGGTCGCGGACGTTGACCCCGACATCGGCTACCTCCATCGGTGTGAGGAGCAGATGGCCCAACAGGGCACGTACCGCCACCAGATTATGCCCTACCCCGACCGGTGGGACTACGCTTCCTCGGGCCTCCTCAACGAGTGGTCCTACGCCCGCGCGGCCGAGGACCTGAACGACATCGAGGTGCCCGAGTACGCCCAGATTATCCGGACGATGGGTGCCGAGTTGTGCCGAATCGCCTCGCACCTGCTGGCGCTGGGAACCTACGCGCTCGACGTGTACGGCGACTTCACTGCCATCTTCATGTACGCGATGCGGGACCGCGAGAAAGTTCTCAACGTCCTCGAAGACCTCACCGGCCAGCGCCTGATGTTCAACTACTTCCGTCTGGGCGGCGTGGTCTGGGACCTACCCGAACCCCGCGAGGAGTTCTTCGAGAAGACCCGCGACCTGCTCGACGACATCCCCGAATCGCTCGAGGAGTACCACGACCTCGTTACGGGCAACGAGATTCTGCAGGTCCGGACCATCGACACGGGCGTCCTCGAACCCGAGGTTGCCAAGAACTACGGCGTGACCGGTCCGGTCGCCCGTGGCTCTGGCATCGACTACGACGTCCGGCGTGACGACCCCTACGGCTACTACGACGAACTCGACTGGGAAGTCGTCACCGAGGACGGGTGCGACAACTTCTCGCGCCTCCTCGTTCGGATGCGGGAAGTCGAGGAGTCCGCGAAAATCATCAGCCAGTGTATCGACCTGCTCGAAGACTGGCCGGAAGACGAGCGCAACATTCAGGCCAACGTTCCTCGGACGCTCAAGCCCGACGCCGACACCGAAATCTATCGGTCGGTCGAGGCCGCGAAGGGCGAACTCGGCATCTACATCCGGTCTGACGGTACCGACAAGCCCGGCCGGTTCAAGATTCGCTCGCCGTGCTTCTCGAACCTGCAGGCACTGCCAGAGATGGCCGAAGGCGGGACGGTCCCCGACCTCATCGCGTCGTTGGGAAGCCTCGACGTCATCATGGGCGAAGTGGACCGATAA
- a CDS encoding ribonucleoside-diphosphate reductase → MTQINDTSRDFRLSQEYQPQKFFKHAVYNHWDPYDDIPQELLVDDREKLIDHGLTDDEFEEFMNALALFGAGEEAVTEDLAPLMSVLDDVNDQMYISSQIYEEAKHTQFFDRYWREVVFPVAEELGFEKVYPTDQRFFMDGYVSLFDKNESAMERLLEEDTPETRAEAYCHYHLTVEGVVAQTAYYGFESAFSPRADDISAREYPNLEGLIEGTSYVRSDEGRHVGFGMFKIQELLEDGVDETVIHETMTDLLPDVFGTFEPFELLFKADALVDYASDKFDHRMDTITDDDRELPPVEELVQVEK, encoded by the coding sequence ATGACTCAAATAAACGATACTAGCCGAGATTTCAGGCTCAGTCAAGAATACCAACCACAGAAGTTCTTCAAGCACGCAGTCTACAATCACTGGGACCCCTACGACGACATCCCCCAAGAGTTGCTGGTAGACGACCGCGAGAAACTCATCGACCACGGCCTGACCGACGACGAGTTCGAGGAGTTCATGAACGCGCTGGCGCTGTTCGGCGCTGGCGAGGAGGCCGTCACCGAGGACCTCGCGCCACTGATGTCGGTGCTGGATGACGTGAACGACCAGATGTACATCTCCTCCCAGATTTACGAGGAGGCCAAACACACCCAGTTTTTCGACCGCTACTGGCGGGAAGTCGTCTTCCCGGTGGCCGAGGAACTCGGCTTCGAGAAGGTCTACCCCACCGACCAGCGATTCTTCATGGACGGCTACGTCTCGCTGTTCGACAAGAACGAGTCTGCGATGGAGCGCCTCCTCGAAGAAGACACCCCCGAGACCCGCGCCGAGGCCTACTGTCACTACCACCTGACCGTCGAGGGCGTGGTGGCCCAGACCGCCTACTACGGTTTCGAGTCGGCGTTTAGCCCGCGGGCCGACGACATCTCCGCCCGCGAGTACCCCAACCTCGAAGGTCTCATCGAGGGCACCTCCTACGTCCGGTCGGACGAGGGCCGCCACGTCGGGTTCGGGATGTTCAAGATTCAGGAACTCCTCGAAGACGGCGTGGACGAGACGGTCATCCACGAGACGATGACCGACCTCCTGCCCGACGTGTTCGGCACCTTCGAGCCTTTCGAACTCCTGTTCAAGGCCGACGCGCTGGTGGACTACGCCAGCGACAAGTTCGACCACCGGATGGACACCATCACTGACGATGACCGCGAACTCCCGCCGGTCGAGGAGTTGGTGCAGGTCGAGAAGTAG
- a CDS encoding aminotransferase class IV has translation MGDPIFYVDGDLRPESEATVSVQDRGFKYGDAAFETLRAYGGDPFEWDRHAERLTRTCDLLGFDHGFEASELRAIVDDTLSANDFADAYVRLSVTRGVHTGKLAPPSDPDPTVVVLVSELPRGGRDGTEVWDAPATAELVERVRISDESLPSAAKTHNYLQGVLARREADADEALMLDSEGFLTEGATSNLFFVADGALKTPSLEGPILPGITREVVLELAEAEDIPVETGRYTAEDLRRADEAFLTNSTWEVRPLSRVGETEFGVGPITERLVEAFDARVEERHY, from the coding sequence ATGGGCGACCCGATTTTCTACGTCGATGGCGACCTCCGGCCCGAAAGCGAGGCGACCGTCTCGGTCCAAGACCGGGGGTTCAAGTACGGAGACGCCGCGTTCGAGACGCTCCGGGCCTACGGCGGCGACCCCTTCGAGTGGGACCGCCACGCCGAGCGCCTGACACGGACCTGCGACCTGCTCGGGTTCGACCACGGATTCGAGGCCTCGGAACTCCGGGCTATCGTGGACGACACGCTCTCTGCCAACGACTTCGCGGACGCCTACGTCAGACTCTCGGTCACTCGCGGAGTCCACACCGGCAAGTTGGCACCGCCCTCAGACCCCGACCCCACCGTGGTCGTCCTCGTCTCGGAGTTGCCCCGAGGAGGACGCGACGGGACCGAGGTCTGGGACGCCCCGGCAACCGCCGAACTGGTCGAGCGCGTCCGAATCTCCGACGAGTCGCTTCCCTCGGCCGCCAAGACGCACAACTACCTACAGGGAGTCTTGGCCCGACGCGAGGCCGACGCCGACGAGGCGCTCATGCTCGATTCCGAGGGCTTCCTGACCGAGGGCGCGACCAGCAACCTGTTTTTCGTCGCCGACGGCGCGCTGAAGACGCCCTCGCTCGAGGGACCGATTCTGCCGGGCATCACCAGAGAAGTCGTCCTCGAACTCGCCGAGGCGGAAGATATTCCGGTCGAAACTGGACGGTACACCGCCGAAGACCTCCGCCGGGCGGACGAGGCCTTCCTGACGAACTCGACGTGGGAGGTTCGCCCGCTCTCGCGGGTCGGCGAGACCGAGTTTGGCGTCGGTCCGATAACGGAGCGACTGGTCGAGGCGTTCGACGCCCGCGTCGAGGAACGCCACTACTGA
- a CDS encoding universal stress protein — protein sequence MAKGLERDLGLASVVAISIGAMVGSGIFILPALAVGIAGPAVVLAYLVAGILVLPAALSKAEMATAMPESGGSYVYIERGMGPLLGTIAGLGTWFSLSFKGALALVGGVPYLLLLVSVPDGWILPLTLGLAVALVAVNLVGAKLTGRLQVAIVAVMLAVMVWFVGGGAFDVQSANFAGFFGEGPGGLVAATGLVFVSYAGVTKVASVAEEIENPDRNIPLGILGSLAFTTLLYVLIVAVMVGVADLSTIGQTLTPMADVAEVTLGPLGVGAVVVAAVLALVSTANAGILSSSRYPFAMARDRLVPAKLGAVHDDLGTPATAISLTGLVLLVFIAFVPIMEIAKLASAFQILVFVLINAAVVAFREGHAEYEPSFRAPLYPWTQVFGVVTGVALLTQMGTVPLVGAVAIIAVGVAWYLAYARQQVEREGAAIEEVRRRVGEDLAEETREALSQPGYEVLVGVGEQTSPERERKLVRIAADAAQAHDGGVSVVRFDIEPDQVPLAYAAEDQSPGDEAFEEFTAQLAAEADVPVSFGEVVTHDAAHAVVNVADEHDADLLVLSEDDSGFEGGLLRDDIQWVRDHAPCDVGTLSGGELGDLTDLCVVTDSGPYDPVKLALGDAFASVNDARMHLEYRVGRHTTDRRTDAIDAYHGDIREVVESSGQTMVARPDGGRVTAPDLTLVSAADPLDEGRSEPVLTVHLHDRNRPSRLRRLLARLTF from the coding sequence ATGGCGAAAGGATTAGAGCGCGACCTCGGACTCGCCAGCGTCGTCGCCATCAGCATCGGTGCCATGGTCGGGAGCGGTATCTTCATCCTGCCCGCGCTGGCGGTCGGCATCGCCGGTCCGGCGGTCGTCCTCGCCTACCTCGTCGCCGGGATTCTCGTCCTTCCCGCGGCGCTCTCGAAGGCGGAGATGGCGACGGCCATGCCGGAATCCGGCGGTTCCTACGTCTACATCGAGCGCGGGATGGGTCCGCTTCTGGGCACTATCGCCGGACTCGGCACGTGGTTCTCGCTGTCGTTCAAGGGCGCACTCGCGCTCGTCGGCGGCGTGCCCTACCTCCTCCTGCTCGTCTCGGTGCCCGACGGGTGGATACTCCCGCTGACGCTCGGCCTCGCTGTCGCCTTGGTTGCGGTCAATCTGGTCGGTGCCAAACTCACCGGTCGGCTTCAGGTCGCCATCGTCGCCGTCATGCTCGCGGTGATGGTCTGGTTCGTCGGCGGCGGCGCTTTCGACGTGCAGAGCGCCAACTTCGCGGGGTTCTTCGGTGAAGGACCGGGCGGTCTCGTCGCCGCGACGGGCCTCGTGTTCGTCTCCTACGCCGGCGTCACGAAGGTCGCCAGCGTCGCCGAAGAAATCGAGAACCCCGACCGGAACATCCCGCTGGGGATTCTCGGGTCGCTCGCGTTCACCACCCTGCTGTACGTCCTCATCGTCGCCGTGATGGTCGGCGTCGCCGACCTCTCGACCATCGGACAGACGCTCACGCCGATGGCGGACGTGGCCGAGGTCACGCTCGGTCCGCTCGGCGTCGGTGCGGTCGTCGTCGCGGCCGTCCTCGCGCTGGTCTCGACGGCCAACGCGGGCATCCTGTCGTCGTCGCGCTACCCCTTTGCGATGGCGCGAGACCGACTCGTGCCCGCGAAACTGGGGGCCGTCCACGACGACCTCGGGACGCCAGCGACCGCAATCTCGCTCACGGGCCTTGTTCTGCTCGTGTTCATCGCGTTCGTCCCCATCATGGAAATCGCAAAGCTCGCAAGCGCCTTCCAAATCCTCGTGTTCGTCCTTATCAACGCCGCCGTCGTCGCGTTCCGCGAGGGCCACGCCGAGTACGAACCGAGCTTTCGAGCGCCGCTCTACCCGTGGACGCAGGTGTTCGGCGTCGTGACGGGGGTAGCCCTGCTGACGCAGATGGGCACGGTCCCGCTGGTCGGCGCGGTGGCCATCATCGCCGTCGGCGTTGCGTGGTACCTCGCCTACGCCCGCCAGCAGGTCGAGCGCGAGGGTGCCGCCATCGAGGAGGTCCGCCGACGAGTCGGCGAAGACCTCGCCGAGGAAACCCGCGAGGCGCTCTCGCAACCCGGCTACGAGGTGCTGGTCGGCGTCGGCGAGCAGACGTCCCCGGAACGCGAACGCAAACTGGTCCGCATCGCCGCTGACGCCGCGCAGGCACACGACGGCGGGGTCTCCGTCGTCCGATTCGACATCGAACCCGACCAAGTGCCCCTCGCGTACGCCGCCGAGGACCAGTCGCCGGGCGACGAGGCTTTCGAGGAGTTCACCGCACAGTTGGCCGCCGAGGCGGACGTTCCGGTGAGCTTCGGGGAAGTCGTCACTCACGACGCCGCCCACGCTGTCGTCAACGTCGCCGACGAACACGACGCCGACCTCCTCGTGCTGTCCGAGGACGACTCCGGCTTCGAAGGCGGGCTACTGCGAGACGACATTCAGTGGGTCCGCGACCACGCGCCGTGCGACGTCGGGACGCTCTCGGGCGGCGAACTCGGCGACCTGACGGACCTCTGCGTCGTCACCGACAGCGGTCCCTACGACCCCGTCAAACTGGCGCTGGGCGATGCGTTCGCCAGCGTCAACGACGCCCGCATGCATCTGGAGTACCGCGTCGGTCGCCACACGACCGACCGCCGCACGGACGCCATCGACGCCTACCACGGCGACATCCGCGAGGTGGTCGAGAGTTCGGGGCAGACGATGGTCGCGCGTCCCGACGGCGGGCGCGTCACCGCCCCCGACCTCACGCTCGTCAGTGCCGCCGACCCGCTCGACGAAGGCCGGTCCGAGCCGGTACTCACGGTCCACCTCCACGACCGAAACCGGCCGAGTCGCCTCCGACGGCTACTGGCACGGCTCACGTTCTGA